Proteins encoded together in one Coregonus clupeaformis isolate EN_2021a chromosome 30, ASM2061545v1, whole genome shotgun sequence window:
- the LOC121546685 gene encoding myoD family inhibitor domain-containing protein 2 encodes MTTQPRTSTNEPDHVKTGSDQSPLLEGDVSQPTNSGVMSSNKVVVSGVRRLSTISEHDPDKVDTDLSSQDPMGGSEWGGSSFSLCSNKPINNSSNRFSSFESHQPDAGDDCAAILLACLYCQFYDIVVMVPDTCERAVSRCFPSFKYLNASREQERGSGWCNCNVELDCSCCNSCQEGAELLELAMEISEVCYR; translated from the exons ATGACCACACAACCAAGGACCTCTACAAATGAACCAGATCATGTCAAGACAGGGAGCGACCAGAGTCCTTTGCTGGAGG GAGACGTGTCTCAGCCCACAAATTCTGGGGTGATGAGCAGCAACAAGGTTGTGGTGAGTGGAGTGCGGAGGTTGAGCACCATCTCAGAGCACGACCCAGACAAAGTGGATACAGACCTCAGCTCTCAGGATCCCATGGGAGGCAGTGAGTGGGGCGGATCCAGTTTCTCACTGTGTTCCAACAAGCCCATTAACAACAGTAGCAACCGCTTCTCCTCCTTCGAATCCCATCAGCCTGACGCTGGGG ATGACTGTGCTGCCATTCTGCTGGCCTGCCTCTACTGCCAGTTCTATGACATTGTAGTCATGGTGCCAGACACATGTGAGAGAGCTGTGAGCCGCTGTTTCCCCTCGTTCAAATACCTAAATGCGTCCAGGGAGCAGGAGCGGGGCAGTGGCTGGTGTAACTGCAACGTAGAACTGGACTGCAGCTGCTGCAACTCCTGTCAAGAGGGAGCCGAGTTACTGGAACTCGCCATGGAGATCTCTGAAGTCTGCTACCGATGA